In Marinibacterium anthonyi, the DNA window ACTCCCCCATTCGTCAAGGAGCGATCCCATGAAAACCGGCTTCAAGCTGCCCAATGTCACCTTCCGCACCCGTGTTCGCGACGAAAGCGTCGGCGGTCCGAATCCGTTCCGCTGGCAGGACATGACCACGGCGGATTACTTCGCCGGCAAGCGCGTTGTCCTGTTCTCGCTTCCCGGCGCGTTCACGCCGACGTGCTCGACCTATCAGCTGCCGGGATTCGAAAACGGCTTCGAGGATTTCAAGGCGCAGGGCATCGACGAGATCTACTGCATGTCGGTCAACGACAGCTTCGTGATGAACAAGTGGGCCGAGATGCAGGGCATCAAGAACGTCAAGGTCATCCCCGACGGGTCGGGCGAATTCACCCGCAAGATGGGCATGCTGGTGCACAAGGACAACCTGGGCTTCGGCATGCGGTCCTGGCGTTACGCGGCCATCGTTAACGATGGTGTCATCGAAGCCTGGTTCGAAGAGCCCGGCATGTGCGACAACCACGGCGAAGATCCCTATGGCGAAAGCTCGCCCGAGACGCTGATGAAGTACCTCACCGGCGCAAGCAAGGAAGCGGCCGCGTAAGACCGGCCCTTACACCGCGGACAGGCGGCACCCGGGGGGCTTCCCCCGGGTGTTTTCATGTCCGCCCCCCCCCGGAAAAATGCGCAATGATCCGCCCCGCCGCGCGGGCCGGGTGGTGTCCAGGGTCGGATCTGGTGGAATGCGGACGTCTCGCTGTCCGCCGGCATGGCCCGTCGTTCGGGCCGGGACCGACCGGGCTCAGCCGATCAGGCAGTCGCGGGCCGTGGGCCCTTCGTAGTGGCGCTTCAGGCGCTGCAGGGCGATGCGCAGCACGATCTTTCCCGACCGTGCCGACCAACCCATGCGTTTTTCGGCCGTTTCCAGCCCTTCGAGCATGCAGCAGCACCGCAGCGCCACGTCGCTCAGTCCCGGACCCAGTTCGGCCAGCGCCTGTTCGACCCGGGTGCGCGCCGCCGCGGGACCGTGGTAACCCGACCCGGCGGCCTGGTCATCGACGCCCGCCGTCAGGAACCCGTCCCAGTCCTGGGTGACCTGCGGCCCGATCTGGGCCAGCTCGAAATCTTCCCGCAGCCGTTCGCCCGCGCGCACCAGGTCATCGGTCAGGAACGGCTCTCCATCCTTGTCACGACGCCGTGACAAGGCCACCAGCGGGCTTTCCACCGCGCCATACCGCACCCGGCGGCTGCGCGCGTCGGCGTCTTCCGGATTGGCCATCGGTTTTCCCGCAAACGCTTGCGGTGCCTCGGCAAATCCGTGTTCCAGCCGTGCACGGGCGGCATTGGCGGTCTCGGCCAGAAGCTGGTTCAGTGCGCCGCGCCCCGAGGCGGTGATCATGTAACGCCGGACCCGGCCCTTGCCGGTCCCGGCAATCCAGTCGTTCAGCGCAAGCGCCCCGGCAACATCGCGATCCACCACCGCCGTGCGCATGCCCGACCCCGCCGCCGCATCGCGCACCACCACGGCCTTGTCCATATCCTCGGCCACCGCCAGGACAGCGCCGTTTTCGCACAGCCGCCCCAGCACCCGGCGGGCTTCGTCATGCAGCCGGCTCAGTTCGGCCGCGCGGACCTGGCGGGCGCGGGCGTCGCGCGGATCGATGCGGCCGACCCGGCACAGCGCCTTCAGCGCCGCATCCACCAACGGGTCGTCCCGGCGTTGTTCGACCTTGCGGATCTGGCGCAGCACGGTCGAGGCATGACAGCCTTC includes these proteins:
- a CDS encoding Putative peroxiredoxin, whose translation is MKTGFKLPNVTFRTRVRDESVGGPNPFRWQDMTTADYFAGKRVVLFSLPGAFTPTCSTYQLPGFENGFEDFKAQGIDEIYCMSVNDSFVMNKWAEMQGIKNVKVIPDGSGEFTRKMGMLVHKDNLGFGMRSWRYAAIVNDGVIEAWFEEPGMCDNHGEDPYGESSPETLMKYLTGASKEAAA